A single window of Vibrio sp. HB236076 DNA harbors:
- a CDS encoding class I SAM-dependent methyltransferase: MHSCPLCHHQTTLPFYSDRRRDFFQCQRCQLVFVDPEQRLDSKAEKSQYDLHQNNPDDQGYRRFLSRLAEPLIERLPAASSGLDFGCGPGPTLSLLLEEAGHQVALFDIFYRPDQQVLTKTYNFVTATEVIEHLHHPDRVWQQWLAMIKPGGWLGLMTKMVIDVDAFRHWHYKNDPTHVVFFSRATFQYLAEQDKLKLEFVGNDVILLRKGQ; encoded by the coding sequence ATGCACTCTTGCCCACTTTGTCATCACCAAACTACGCTGCCGTTTTATTCCGATCGGCGACGCGATTTTTTTCAGTGTCAAAGGTGTCAACTGGTGTTTGTCGACCCAGAACAAAGGCTTGATTCGAAAGCGGAAAAGTCTCAATACGATTTGCATCAAAACAACCCCGACGATCAAGGCTATCGGCGATTTTTATCGCGTCTGGCCGAGCCTTTGATTGAACGTTTACCCGCAGCCAGCTCTGGGCTAGACTTTGGTTGTGGGCCTGGTCCTACCCTTTCGCTATTGCTCGAAGAGGCGGGGCATCAGGTGGCGTTGTTTGATATCTTTTATCGACCTGATCAGCAAGTGCTCACAAAAACGTATAACTTTGTCACTGCGACGGAGGTGATTGAACATCTTCATCACCCCGATCGCGTTTGGCAACAGTGGTTAGCTATGATCAAGCCAGGTGGATGGCTTGGATTAATGACCAAAATGGTGATCGATGTCGATGCGTTTCGTCATTGGCACTATAAGAATGATCCCACCCATGTGGTGTTTTTTAGTCGTGCGACCTTTCAATACCTGGCTGAGCAGGATAAGCTCAAGCTCGAGTTTGTTGGTAACGATGTAATTTTACTGAGGAAAGGGCAGTAA
- the glnL gene encoding nitrogen regulation protein NR(II) has protein sequence MVDIKANAILDNMVTACLILDDTLFVRFANPSAEQLFSQSAKRIVGQPLSQMVQHASMDLALLSQPLQSGQSITDSDVTFVVDGKPLLLEVTVSPMVWEQELSLLVEVRKIDQQRRLTQELNQHAQQQAAKLLVRGLAHEIKNPLGGLRGAAQLLEKTLPDPELTEYTHIIIEQADRLRALVDRLLGPQKPGKKQRANVHQVLEKVRQLVELDCQHSLTIERDYDPSLPDIYMDHDQIEQALLNITSNAGQILSKQPNGHIIMRTRTAHQANIHGKRHKLAARIEIIDNGPGIPSNLIDTLFYPMVSGREGGTGLGLSISQNLIDQHHGKIDVESWPGYTNFTIYLPIK, from the coding sequence ATGGTGGATATAAAAGCCAATGCAATTTTAGACAACATGGTCACAGCTTGTTTAATCCTCGATGACACCCTGTTCGTCCGTTTTGCTAACCCATCGGCAGAACAGCTGTTTTCTCAAAGCGCAAAACGCATTGTCGGCCAACCCTTATCCCAAATGGTACAACACGCCTCGATGGATCTTGCCCTACTATCACAGCCGTTACAAAGCGGACAAAGTATTACCGATAGCGATGTCACGTTTGTCGTTGATGGCAAGCCCCTTTTGCTCGAGGTTACCGTGAGCCCTATGGTATGGGAACAAGAATTGTCCCTTTTGGTCGAAGTGCGAAAGATCGATCAACAACGACGCTTAACTCAAGAATTAAATCAACATGCTCAGCAACAAGCGGCGAAGTTATTGGTTAGAGGCCTAGCCCACGAAATCAAAAACCCACTCGGTGGTTTGCGCGGAGCGGCTCAATTACTGGAAAAAACGCTACCCGATCCAGAATTGACCGAGTACACCCATATTATTATTGAACAAGCGGACCGCTTAAGGGCCTTAGTTGACCGCTTATTAGGTCCGCAAAAGCCAGGAAAAAAACAACGGGCCAACGTTCACCAAGTATTAGAAAAGGTACGTCAATTGGTCGAGCTCGATTGCCAGCACAGTCTCACAATCGAACGCGATTACGATCCGAGCTTACCGGATATTTATATGGATCACGATCAAATTGAACAAGCATTACTCAATATCACCAGTAACGCCGGGCAAATTTTATCCAAGCAGCCCAATGGCCATATCATTATGCGCACCCGTACCGCTCACCAAGCGAATATACACGGCAAGCGTCATAAATTGGCCGCGCGCATTGAAATTATCGACAATGGCCCGGGTATTCCAAGTAATTTGATCGACACGTTATTTTATCCCATGGTCAGTGGCCGCGAGGGCGGGACCGGGTTAGGTCTGTCTATTTCACAAAACCTCATCGATCAACACCACGGAAAAATCGATGTAGAAAGTTGGCCAGGCTACACCAATTTCACTATTTATTTACCGATTAAATGA
- the add gene encoding adenosine deaminase, whose amino-acid sequence MITTQLPITDIHRHLDGNIRTQTILELGQQFGINLPGHDIDTLTPHVQVVENQPSLVAFLSKLDWGVAVLGDLDACRRIAYENVQDALNARIDYAELRFSPYYMAMKHQLPLQGVVEAVIDGVAAGSRDFGVKTNLIGIMSRTFGSQACQQELDAILSQKQHIAAIDLAGDELGQPGQQFVSHFQQVRRADLPVTIHAGEAAGPESMWQAIRELGATRIGHGVKAIHDPELMDYLANNRIGIESCLTSNIQTSTVESLATHPLKTFLEHGIMACINTDDPAVEGIELPYEFEVAAPAAGLSQEQIRQAQINGLEMAYLSDSEKAELKAMAAKR is encoded by the coding sequence ATGATTACTACACAGTTACCGATTACCGATATCCACCGTCACCTCGATGGTAATATTCGTACTCAAACCATACTAGAGCTTGGACAACAATTTGGTATTAACCTCCCTGGCCATGATATCGACACTTTAACGCCTCATGTACAAGTGGTCGAAAACCAGCCTTCTTTGGTTGCCTTTCTCTCCAAGTTAGATTGGGGAGTCGCCGTGCTCGGTGACTTAGACGCCTGCCGACGCATCGCTTACGAAAACGTACAAGATGCACTCAATGCCCGTATTGACTACGCCGAACTGCGCTTTTCTCCTTACTACATGGCGATGAAACACCAGTTGCCATTACAAGGCGTCGTTGAAGCCGTCATTGATGGCGTCGCTGCCGGCAGTCGTGATTTTGGTGTAAAAACTAACTTAATAGGCATCATGAGTCGTACTTTTGGTAGTCAGGCCTGTCAGCAAGAGCTCGACGCCATCCTGAGTCAAAAACAGCACATCGCGGCCATTGATCTGGCTGGAGATGAGCTCGGCCAACCCGGCCAACAGTTTGTCTCTCACTTCCAACAAGTACGCCGTGCGGATCTTCCGGTGACGATTCACGCCGGTGAAGCCGCTGGACCAGAGAGTATGTGGCAAGCCATTCGCGAGCTCGGTGCCACTCGTATCGGCCATGGCGTCAAAGCGATTCACGACCCTGAGTTAATGGATTATCTCGCCAACAACCGTATTGGTATTGAGTCTTGCCTCACTTCTAATATTCAAACCAGTACGGTAGAAAGCTTAGCCACTCACCCGCTCAAGACCTTCTTAGAGCACGGTATCATGGCATGCATTAACACCGACGACCCTGCGGTAGAAGGTATTGAGCTACCTTATGAGTTTGAAGTTGCGGCCCCGGCGGCTGGTTTGAGTCAAGAACAAATTCGCCAAGCGCAAATCAACGGCCTAGAAATGGCTTACCTCTCTGACTCAGAGAAGGCAGAGCTCAAAGCGATGGCAGCCAAACGTTAA
- the hemN gene encoding oxygen-independent coproporphyrinogen III oxidase has translation MPPDCADFNPILWDQATLDKYDLSGPRYTSYPTALEFHEAFTISDFDMACTQYPERPLSLYIHIPFCHTLCYYCGCNKVITRHQFKADEYLDVLEHEIRQRAPLLDDRKVTQLHFGGGTPTFLTHEQMTRLMNLLRQEFFLADSAEVSIEIDPRECEVSLLDDLAALGFNRISIGVQDFDPEVQAKVNRQQSEALINGLVDRAQALGFSSTNLDLIYGLPTQTLDSFSHTIDKVIALRPERLSVFNYAHMPERFAAQRKIHSEDLPSREQKMAILQMTIQRLTQAGYQYIGMDHFALPDDELAVAQRQGQLHRNFQGYTTQANNDLMGFGVSAISMMGDSYAQNHKTLRDYYQQVNDQRHALAAGLQLERDDLIRRDVIQSLMCHFQLDTQAIEQRFSLHFTRYFAKDIRLLQPLLDDGLVVWQGKILKVSDKGRLLIRTVCMCFDRYLGEHTQSQSFSRVI, from the coding sequence ATGCCTCCGGATTGTGCCGATTTTAACCCCATTCTTTGGGATCAGGCGACCCTCGATAAATACGACCTCTCGGGGCCTCGTTATACTTCTTACCCTACTGCGTTAGAGTTTCACGAAGCGTTTACCATTTCTGATTTCGATATGGCGTGCACTCAATACCCTGAGCGGCCGCTGTCGTTGTATATTCATATCCCGTTCTGCCATACGCTTTGCTACTATTGTGGCTGTAATAAAGTCATCACGCGCCATCAATTCAAAGCCGATGAATACCTAGATGTACTGGAACACGAAATTCGCCAGCGAGCGCCTTTGCTCGATGATCGCAAAGTGACACAGCTCCACTTTGGCGGAGGCACGCCGACCTTTCTGACTCACGAGCAAATGACGCGTTTGATGAACCTGCTGCGACAAGAGTTCTTTTTGGCAGACAGTGCGGAAGTGAGTATTGAGATAGATCCAAGAGAGTGTGAGGTTTCCCTGCTCGATGATTTGGCCGCGTTGGGCTTTAATCGCATCAGCATTGGGGTGCAAGATTTTGATCCCGAGGTTCAAGCGAAGGTCAACCGCCAACAAAGCGAGGCGCTTATCAACGGGCTGGTTGACAGAGCTCAGGCATTGGGATTTTCTTCTACCAATCTTGATTTGATTTACGGCTTGCCAACGCAAACGCTAGACTCTTTTTCTCACACGATCGACAAGGTCATTGCTTTGCGACCAGAGCGCCTGTCGGTGTTTAACTATGCGCACATGCCAGAGCGCTTTGCCGCGCAGAGAAAAATTCACAGTGAGGATTTGCCAAGCCGTGAGCAAAAGATGGCCATTTTACAAATGACGATTCAGCGATTAACCCAAGCGGGTTATCAGTACATTGGGATGGATCATTTTGCGCTACCCGACGACGAACTCGCGGTGGCTCAGCGTCAAGGTCAGTTACATCGCAATTTTCAGGGTTATACGACACAGGCCAATAATGATTTAATGGGGTTTGGCGTGTCTGCGATTTCAATGATGGGTGACAGTTACGCGCAAAATCATAAAACGTTGCGCGATTATTATCAGCAAGTGAACGATCAGCGTCATGCACTGGCGGCGGGGTTGCAGTTAGAACGAGATGATCTGATTCGTCGCGACGTTATCCAGTCGCTGATGTGTCATTTTCAATTGGATACTCAAGCTATTGAGCAGCGTTTTTCACTCCACTTTACTCGTTATTTTGCTAAAGATATCCGTTTGTTACAGCCGTTACTTGATGATGGATTAGTCGTGTGGCAGGGCAAGATACTGAAGGTTTCTGATAAGGGACGTTTACTGATTCGTACCGTGTGTATGTGTTTTGATCGCTACTTGGGCGAGCACACTCAGAGCCAATCTTTTTCTCGTGTGATATAA
- a CDS encoding DUF2489 domain-containing protein, whose translation MNTTLLAMIGVIIILALAAYAIFLLLKLKKQNQLQQQHRELAIAKRNANIFDNVNTLCMAGIQGQCDLSEIAIRVYYLMDYVQGEARVNFDETYPAIAELFHIVKDMPRGEERQQMAKKERMKDNLARVKAETRLNDAIIADLSRLKERVAPGKQDQIQIQMVS comes from the coding sequence ATGAATACCACGCTATTAGCAATGATCGGCGTTATTATTATTTTGGCTTTGGCAGCGTATGCCATTTTTCTGTTGTTGAAGTTAAAGAAACAGAATCAGTTGCAACAGCAGCATCGCGAATTGGCGATCGCCAAGCGCAATGCCAATATTTTTGATAACGTGAATACGTTGTGTATGGCGGGAATTCAAGGCCAGTGTGATTTGTCTGAAATCGCGATTCGAGTCTATTACTTGATGGACTATGTGCAGGGTGAGGCACGCGTCAATTTTGACGAGACTTACCCTGCGATTGCCGAGCTGTTCCACATCGTCAAAGATATGCCACGCGGTGAAGAAAGACAGCAGATGGCGAAAAAGGAACGCATGAAGGACAATTTAGCGCGTGTGAAAGCGGAAACGCGCTTAAACGATGCTATCATTGCTGACTTGTCTCGTCTTAAAGAACGCGTTGCGCCAGGTAAGCAGGATCAAATCCAAATTCAAATGGTGTCTTAA
- the yihI gene encoding Der GTPase-activating protein YihI — MGRSKKTRKLGAAGAPEFVFKRGLNRSESDEEGRLRKKLKKRKGHSAGSRHSQVTDERAKGQGQAKDPRLGSKKKIPLIVEPKAKVSAQQRKLNAEQELEMLENDPQLNVLLDRLEAGENLGVGLQRSVDEKLDRIEQLMSQLGLLDEDDVSESQTPKATGERSDEALLDDFDNFDINDLKG; from the coding sequence ATGGGACGAAGTAAAAAAACGAGAAAACTCGGCGCCGCAGGGGCACCTGAGTTTGTTTTTAAACGCGGATTAAATCGCAGCGAATCGGATGAAGAAGGCCGTTTGCGCAAAAAATTGAAAAAGCGCAAGGGGCATAGTGCAGGCAGCCGTCATTCTCAAGTTACTGATGAAAGAGCAAAAGGCCAAGGACAAGCCAAAGACCCGCGTTTGGGCAGCAAGAAAAAAATCCCGTTGATCGTTGAGCCTAAAGCGAAGGTTTCCGCACAGCAGCGAAAACTCAACGCCGAGCAAGAGCTTGAAATGTTGGAAAACGATCCGCAACTGAATGTCTTGCTTGATCGTTTAGAAGCGGGTGAAAATTTGGGTGTCGGTTTACAACGCAGCGTCGATGAAAAATTGGATCGCATTGAACAACTGATGAGCCAACTGGGTCTGCTTGATGAAGACGATGTCTCTGAGTCGCAAACGCCAAAAGCGACAGGAGAGCGAAGTGACGAAGCGTTGCTGGATGATTTTGATAACTTTGATATCAATGATCTAAAAGGATAA
- the glnG gene encoding nitrogen regulation protein NR(I), whose translation MSKGYVWVVDDDSSIRWVMEKTLSSADIKCETFADGESVLMMLERETPDVLVSDIRMPGIDGIELLRKVHEQCPELPVIIMTAHSDLDAAVNAYQKGAFEYLPKPFDIDEALALVERAVSHSHEQRRGQTDHDVTPTQTPEIIGEAPAMQEVFRAIGRLSRSSISVLINGESGTGKELVAHALHRHSPRASQPFIALNMAAIPKDLIESELFGHEKGAFTGAQNVRQGRFEQANGGTLFLDEIGDMPLDIQTRLLRVLADGQFYRVGGHSPISVDVRIVAATHQNLEKLVHQGDFREDLFHRLNVIRIQIPALRERKQDVEKLTQHFLVKAADELGVEVKTLHSNTLEILNRLNWPGNVRQLENMCRWLTVMASGSEVLPSDLPSELLNEQKVDTVSGEQSWQSHLASWAKQSLNSGQQDILSYALPEFERILLEAALDHTNGHKQEAAKVLGWGRNTLTRKLKELY comes from the coding sequence ATGAGTAAAGGATATGTTTGGGTCGTCGATGACGACAGCTCAATTCGATGGGTTATGGAGAAGACGCTCTCCTCCGCCGACATAAAATGCGAAACCTTCGCCGACGGAGAAAGCGTTTTAATGATGCTGGAAAGAGAAACTCCTGACGTCTTGGTTTCAGACATTCGCATGCCAGGGATTGATGGTATTGAGCTGCTGCGCAAAGTACATGAACAATGCCCTGAGTTACCCGTGATTATCATGACCGCCCACTCCGATCTTGACGCGGCGGTTAACGCTTATCAAAAAGGGGCCTTTGAGTACTTGCCTAAACCCTTTGATATTGATGAAGCCTTAGCCCTCGTTGAGCGCGCCGTCTCCCACAGTCATGAGCAGCGCCGCGGGCAAACCGATCACGATGTCACCCCGACACAAACCCCAGAAATCATTGGTGAAGCCCCGGCCATGCAAGAAGTATTTCGCGCTATCGGCCGCTTGTCGCGCTCTTCCATATCGGTGTTAATCAATGGCGAATCAGGGACAGGTAAAGAACTCGTTGCTCACGCTTTACACCGTCATAGCCCTCGTGCCAGTCAACCTTTTATTGCGCTCAATATGGCTGCGATCCCAAAAGATTTAATTGAATCTGAGCTATTTGGCCACGAAAAAGGCGCATTTACTGGTGCGCAAAACGTACGTCAAGGCCGCTTCGAACAAGCCAATGGCGGCACGTTATTCCTCGATGAAATCGGCGATATGCCCCTCGATATTCAAACGCGACTATTGCGCGTGCTCGCCGATGGTCAATTTTATCGCGTCGGTGGTCATTCTCCGATTAGCGTTGACGTTCGCATTGTCGCCGCAACGCATCAAAACCTAGAGAAGTTGGTCCACCAAGGCGATTTTCGCGAGGATTTATTTCATCGACTCAATGTCATTCGCATTCAAATCCCCGCCTTGCGAGAGCGCAAACAAGACGTAGAAAAACTGACTCAGCACTTTTTAGTCAAAGCAGCGGATGAACTTGGTGTTGAGGTAAAAACCTTGCACTCGAATACGCTGGAAATTTTAAATCGCCTCAATTGGCCGGGGAATGTGAGACAACTAGAGAACATGTGTCGTTGGTTAACGGTCATGGCCAGTGGCAGTGAAGTCTTACCGAGTGATTTACCGAGTGAACTACTCAATGAACAAAAGGTTGATACAGTCAGTGGTGAACAATCTTGGCAGTCTCATCTCGCCAGTTGGGCCAAACAATCTCTCAATTCAGGTCAACAAGACATCCTCTCTTACGCACTGCCTGAGTTTGAGCGCATATTGCTAGAAGCCGCGCTTGATCACACCAATGGGCACAAGCAAGAGGCGGCAAAAGTTTTAGGCTGGGGGCGCAATACATTAACAAGAAAGCTCAAAGAGTTATATTGA